The segment ATGGCCACGCTCTCAATGCCACTTGATCTCCAAAATGGAACAGCATCGCTACAGCCTTGCATTACTGGGCCATCAAAATGGTCTTTTAGGTCTGAAAGGGCTTTACCATGAACTTCATTCAATCGTTGATTTTCCACCTTCAGATTCTGAAGCTATATCACACCAAATACAAAGTTCAGGCTTTCCCGTCTCAAAATTTTCCGTATCATGAGCAGATGAAAAATTGGAACTTACAGGACCATTATAACAAATCGAAGCTACCGCTTTCTGTGACCAGTTTACCTCAATGTCTCTCTCAATAAGATCCATTTTTTTCGAAGTAGCAAGAAATACATGTCTGAACGGAAAAACGTTATCCAGCTGAAAACTTAAGAAACCAAATCTCAACTCATACACATAACAAATGGGACAGATATTCAAGCAGTAACTCTAGGCTATGTTTCATTGACTCGACAATTAGCAGTAAGAAGTTACTTTCTACTAcataaaaaaagtttatataGTCTATAAGCCGTATCACCATTTGGAAAACCCTGAACGGTCACCATAATCACAATGCTCTTATTCTCATTCTTAAttcttatatatctatatatatacattaaccATCCAATGCCCTGAAACACACAGATCCGGATATAGCTGCTCTCCTGTATAAGAAAAGGCAGGATAGTCATTGCAAAAAGGGCCTTAACTATGGCATCTTGTCCTAAACAACTGATCATATAAACCCTTTGTCTATTAATCAGCTCCACTCCTAACTAAGCTAAAACAATATGTGACACTGACGAAACAATAATGGAGAACTTTGATATTACAGTCCCAAAATCCAGGAAATCAAGTAAATGATCAACTTTCTGACCCTTCCTAACAGGATCACTTTTTCTTCAAGTCAAACAGTTCTTAATGTATGTATTCCTTCAACACTTCAGATTTATATTCTCCTTACTATGCTTTGCTTCTTTGTTGCACAGAAGAAGTTAGCAGAACAATGATGCTACAAAACTTAGACACTAGCTGATATAATGGAGCAAGCGAGTGGTAGAATGGTAGCTTCTATAAATCTCAAGTGCATGTACTAGTATTGTAGTATACAAACAGAGATTTTATCAGTAGAGAAAGATAATATTTCACCTGGTCCTCCAATTGCTCAATTTTGACGATGGCATCGTCATGTTCATCCTCGAGTTCTGCTAACATGGCCTGCATTATCTTTTTATCCTTGATGGCTACTAGTATTTTCTTCTCAAGTTGCTTCCTTTCCCAAACAAGATTCTCAAACTCGATCTGCATTTCCTGCAGATGCATCTCCAGCTGCACATTATTGTTCTCAAGTCAGTTGCTTAAGTCAGCAAAATAATACCAAATCCTCAAAATGAAGAGTAGAGGCTTCAAGTCAGTCGCTTTAAGTCAGCCAAATACTACTAACTCCTCAAAATGAAGAGTAGAGGCTATATCAAGTCAGTTGCTTTTAGTCAGCCAAAAAATACTAACTCAAAACTCTATTAAAGACATAACTAAATAGACATCTGTGACACTAAACGAAACACACACAGAgactacacacacacacacacagacacagaCACAGTCCTTGCATTCAATATGAATTGCAGGAGTTCCTTAACGAGGAACAGATAAGTAACTCCAGACTACTAACACAGTGGAAGATTTCAAAGTAAATGTGGCATTGAAATTTGTGTTTATGGGAATAGATCAGGTAGTACCATAATGATAATGAAGTTACTAATCATTCTTCTCTCTGAAGAAATTATTCCACGAAACTGAACGGCATTTGGAAATAGAGCTACCTGTGAAGTCTACCAAGATTATATTCAAGTTATACAGGTGAAAGTTGTAAAAAGGACAAGTAAACCTCATACAATAGAAAATGTTCTGGTCCCCCAAATCCCCGCCACACTCTCACACAAGGTGtacaagaaaagagaagatagAAACTCGTTAAATTACCTTATCCATCTCCACTCATCttccttcaacttttttttcccTTCATGAGTAATACAAAAACACAATTCCAGATTACTCCAGATCTCACAAATTTTACAAGCATTGATATCAATCTACAATGAGTCTATATGAATTCTAATTTTTTCAGTCTGCTGTATCCAGGTTctattgtatgccaaatattaGATATCGGAAAACTTCACACTAGTTAGGCTAGTTTTAAGTTGATTGTCAACTACCACAATCCTCCTCCTTACTCGAGACCAACTACATAAGTTCACATAGCAATTATAGACtatatttaacatttaaaacatGGATATTCAAACGAGTGCTGCACAAAATGTAAGATGGGGAATTTGACCAAGTTATGTACTGGTCTAACAAAATTGAGTGTGCTACCCATTCAGATGATTCAATTATTAGTTTCTATGGTTCTGGTTCCTGAAGCACtagaataaacaaaaaaatttaacactACATACAAGGATGTGGAAGAAACATCCAAAAAAACTAAAGCATTAAAAAGGACACACACAAtaatcttttcaaaaataaaactcaCCGCCCTTTCCCTTTGTAGAGCAGTTAAACTTCGTATAGGCAGGGATAGAACAGCAATAGCCCAAATTATCAGTTTCCAGAGTAATCTGGCATGAAAACCCATAGCAGCTCTAAGCAGTTCTGTCCATGTTTGGATAACAATGCATATTGTTCTCACACCAAAGAAGCAAGTGAATTTGACAAGTGACAAAGGCTTGATCAGCAAGATCATAACAGTGTTGACCAATTGAAGTAACTCTGCCATCTATACTTCCAAAAGTGGTCATATGTACGCCATCTGCATAAAATGTTCAAGTCCTCAAAATCTCGGTACAGAAGTTTATTCACAGAATGATCAAATCACAATTTTCAATAAGAGTACCAGATAAATATGACAAATTTAGAACATTCTCGGTATAAGTCTAACCAGATTAAGGCTGGCTATATAATGAACGACAACACTGAAATGTGTACAAAAATTATTAGGGAAATGGTTCCCTCAAATGCTGGAAGCACTCTGAAAATCAACAAACTACCCTCTTAAAAGTTAAATTGCATTAATTTATCCTCATAGAATGCAAGAGGAATTCAAACAGTTCCAAGCTCTCCACTATCCAATCAGTTCGGATGTCTTTGAAAAAGTTCTGTTTAGTAAAACCAAGGAAACcaaagttcatttcttcttaGTAATATCTTCTATATGCGAATTCAAATTTGATATGACGGCAGACTGAATTAGTAACAAAAACAGGTTCTGCAACATGGATAGTAACAATTCACTGATTAACAACATCACCGCAAATATGATGAATCAAAATCTAATACTCCCTACTACTTTTACATCAAAGGGAAGCCCTCACTAAAATCTGTTTCCAAACGTGAAGCTAGTGACGATGAACCCCTGGGTGAAAATCCTGCCTCCGTCATGACATGGAGACtgactccttttttttttaaaaaaaaaactttcatggtttttaacatttTGAGACATCCCAAAAGGCTAAAATCACACCTTTTTTCTCCAACATCTTAAATTTCAGCCATATAATTGACAAAATGATAATAACAGTCTTACACAGAGCCAGCAAATTGCTACAAACAACTAGTTGTCCTATAAAACGAAGTTGTGCATAAATCTATAAATTGTTAACTCAACATAAAGTGGAAACAAAGAACAGAGACTGAATACAGACAATTTATCAAGCcaaaaattgataaacaaaTACAAACAAACATCAATATCTGAATGCAACAAAGAAAGAACCACAGAACTAGCGTTTGGccataatcaataaaaaaatcaaatttatcttCAAAACTTCACCCCCACTAacaaaagttcaattttttttcaagaaaactaCATGTCCAAATACAACTTCAAGTTTTAAAAATCA is part of the Solanum pennellii chromosome 8, SPENNV200 genome and harbors:
- the LOC107027106 gene encoding uncharacterized protein LOC107027106 isoform X1 produces the protein MAELLQLVNTVMILLIKPLSLVKFTCFFGVRTICIVIQTWTELLRAAMGFHARLLWKLIIWAIAVLSLPIRSLTALQRERALEMHLQEMQIEFENLVWERKQLEKKILVAIKDKKIMQAMLAELEDEHDDAIVKIEQLEDQLDNVFPFRHVFLATSKKMDLIERDIEVNWSQKAVASICYNGPLQNLKVENQRLNEVHGKALSDLKDHFDGPVMQGCSDAVPFWRSSGIESVAIHKEGMQEDKSKSGSTSSEFVEARSCRDVNRPRTQTTSEYFDTNDVLQQRRDLAVSQTLFSAILSLLVGTIIWKAEDACMPLVLALFAVVGMSLWSVVQFFSTIRNRPASDAVALLSFNWFLLGTLTYPTLPRITPVFAPVLWTLSDRAVELLGF
- the LOC107027106 gene encoding uncharacterized protein LOC107027106 isoform X2 — its product is MAELLQLVNTVMILLIKPLSLVKFTCFFGVRTICIVIQTWTELLRAAMGFHARLLWKLIIWAIAVLSLPIRSLTALQRERALEMHLQEMQIEFENLVWERKQLEKKILVAIKDKKIMQAMLAELEDEHDDAIVKIEQLEDQLQNLKVENQRLNEVHGKALSDLKDHFDGPVMQGCSDAVPFWRSSGIESVAIHKEGMQEDKSKSGSTSSEFVEARSCRDVNRPRTQTTSEYFDTNDVLQQRRDLAVSQTLFSAILSLLVGTIIWKAEDACMPLVLALFAVVGMSLWSVVQFFSTIRNRPASDAVALLSFNWFLLGTLTYPTLPRITPVFAPVLWTLSDRAVELLGF